GCCGTTCCCCATCAGATACGCCGGCCAGGGCAGCGGAGTCTCGCGGGACACCACCCGCACGAACAGGCCCTTGAGGACGACCGCCTCGCGCGCGGTGCCCTGCACGGTCAGCTGGAGGAGCGTGTTCCCGCCCTCGACCCCGCCGTACTTCCGCGCCCAGCCGCGCCGGTCCTGCGGAGGCGGCGGCGGATCGATGCCCTCCGGCCCCCGGTTCAGCAGGTAGAACTGCCCGCAGGGCTCCTCCCAGTTGTACGAGGAGATGGTGACGGCCGGGGGCGCGCCGAGGCCCGTACCAGCGCCGCCCCGGGACCGCTTCGTACCGGAGCCGCCGGGTGTGCCGGGCTCCGCCGGGGGCGCTGCGGACGGGGTGCCGGACGACGCGGACGGGGAGGCGCTCACCGAGGGGAAGCCGGAGGGCCGGGGGTCGGTGGCGGTGGGCGGCACGGAGGTGTCGTCGTCCGCCCGGACGCCCCGGCGCTCAGCGGCGGCGCCGCCCTCCGCCCGCGACCCGACGAGGTCGGCGGCGACGACGCCGGTGGGCACCAGGAGGGCGGCGACCCCGGCGGCGGCGATGAGCACCCGCGTACGCCGGGAGAGCCGGGCCCAGGGGGAGCGGCCACCCGCTCCATCGGCGGACGGCTCAACCGTGACGACGGGGGGCACGGGCGCCGGTACGGGCTCAGGCACGGGCGCAGACACCGGCGCGGGCACGGACGCCGACGGAACCGGCCCCACCGCCTCCGCTCCCGCAACCGCAGGCCGCCGCCGGGCCGCGTCCGCCACGATCCACCGCCGGTGCACCTCCACCAGCTCGTCCCCCGCCGCCCCGCACAGCCGGGCGAACCTCTCGACCGGGGCGTACTCGTTCGGCACCGCGTCACCGTTGCAGTACCGGTGCAGGGTCGACGTACTGACGTGCAGTCTCCCCGCCAGCACCCCGTAGCTACGCCCCGAACGGTCCTTCAGTTCCTTCAGCAGGGCCGCGAAATGCTCGGCCTCCGGCGTCGCCACGACGGCGTTCCCTTCCTTGGTCCGTCCCGGAACGGCGTTCCAGGGACGCAGAATTCCCGCAGGTCACCGTATGCGTAGACGTTCCAGCGTCCCCAATGGTTCGCCAGGCGTTGCGGCCGGAATCAGCCACCCCACAAGCTCGGACCAGACCAGACCGCAGCACCGGCCGATCCACCGAACACGGGGAGCACCAGCACCATGCGCACCAACCGCATCCGCACCACCGCACTCGCCGCCACCGCACTCGTGGCCACCCTCTCGCTGACCGCCTGCGGCGGCGAGGACCGGGCCATGGGGACCAGGTCGGCCGGCTCCGCCGGGACGGCGGCCCCCGCGGCGACGAGCACCGACGACCAGGCCCGGATGGACGCGCCGGAGGCCGGCGCGCCCGAGACGCAGACCGTCCCCGCCGAAGGGAAGCGCGTCGGCGGCGACGGCAGGCCCCGGAGCGGGAAGCCGGGAGCGGCGGCCCCGATCCCGGCCTGCACTCCCAAGAACGCGACGGTCAAGGTCTCCAAGGTGAGCCGCCCGATCAACCACCTGCTGCTCACGGTGACCAACACCGGCTCCAAGGACTGTGCCGCGTACCACGCGCCCTACCTCCGCTTCGACGACGCGCAGGCGGTGTACCCGATCCTCGACGACAGCAAGCCGCAGGCCGTCGTTCTGCTCTCCCCCGGCGAGAAGGCGTACGCGGGCATCGCGCTGCTCGGCGAGCCCGGCGAGGACAAGCCGGTCAGGAGCGACAACCTCGGCGTGATCATGGTCGACAGGAACAGCGAGCCCAAGGGCGAGGCCACGCTGAAGCTCCCGGCGAAGACCTACACCGACAGCCGGGGCTTCGTCACCCACTGGCAGTCGGACATCGAGACCGCACTGATGTTCTGAGCCGAGAGGCGTCGTCGGGGAACACCGCCGCCGTCCACGTCCGTGACTCGAAGGTCACCGAGGTCCCGGCCTTCACCGTCGCGCCCAGGGCCTGGACGGCGTTCGCCGCCTACGCGGCCACCGCCTGACCCCTCACCGCCCTCCTCATGCCCGGACCGTCTCGTAACGGAGCATCGCGACCCCGTTCCCGAAGGTCCGGGCCTCCAGCAGCCGGAGCATCTGCCGCTCCTCGGTGTCCCGGAAGAAGCGGCGGCCCCGGCCGAGGACGACGGGGTGGACGTAGACCCGGTACTCGTCGATCAGGTCGGCCTGCCGGAACGACTCCAGCAGCTCCGCCCCGCCGACCGCCAGGTCCCCCGAGGCGGCGTCCCGCAGACCGCGCACCTGCTCGGGGTCGACCTCGTGCAACAGCGTCGCGTTCGGGCCCACGCGCTCCAGCGTCCGCGAGAAGACGAACTTCGGCGTGTCCCGCCAGATCCCCGCGAACTCGGCCATCGGGCCCTCGTTCGCCGGGTCCTGATCGGCGGTCGGCCAGAACTCCTCCATCAACTCGTAGGTCACACGCCCTTCCACGAACCCGCCCATGGTCCGGAAGTAGTCGTTGAAGTGCTGGTGCAGCTCCTCGTCGACGGTGTGCCAGTCGATGTCGTGATCGGGCCCCTCGAAGAATCCGTCGAGGGAGAGCGAAATGGAGGTGATGATCCTGTTCACGGCGGCTCCTGCCGGATCGGCCCGGCCGGCGGTGGCCGGGCTCCACACAACGGGGCTTGACGATACGTCCCCGCCACCCGCCCCACCGGGAGATGAGCCCTCCCACGACCGGCGTCGGCGCACGGGAGGCGGCCCGGCCTGCCGTGGACGCATGATCATCCGCGTCATGCGGTACCCCGTCCACCCACGGCCGACCGGCGATCGCCGGTCGCCGGTCGGCCGTACGGCGAGGAGACGCGCGAGAGCGTCGGTGACGGGCTCGGCGCGGTCGGGCAGGTGGACACGGGCCCAGCCGGTGACCAGACCGAGGAAGTCGGCGAGATCGCGCCCCACCCCGTCCAGCAGCCGGCGCAGTTCGGCGGCGGACACCTCGATGGCGGGGCTGTCGCTCCGCTCCATGTCCACGACCAGCCGGACGGAGTCGCCGGACACCTCGACGACGGGGCCGGGGTCGTGTCCGAGGAAGACCTGTCCGGTGCCGTCGATGGCCTTGTGGACATCGCGCCAGTCCTCCAGCCCGCTGCAGCAGCCGGGGAGCAGGGTGACCCCGGTCGAGTTGTCCACCACTCGCAGGCCACCGGCGGCGCAGAGGCCGTCGAAGGTCAACAGCCCGTGCAGGAAGGAGGCGAGTGGGTCCGCCGGGCGTGGCGGTCGGTCGTCCCCCGCATCGGCACCGGGATCGAGGCCGTTGCACCCGGCGATGAGCATGAGTGCCGTCCCGACCTCGGCGGGAGTGAGCCGACCGCTGAGTGCCAGGTATCCGGGCGACTCGCCGCCGGCGGCAGGCCGGACCGGCTCCACGACCGGCCAGAGCGTGAAGTCATCAGGGCGGTACGTCTCCAGGACAGCCTCCATCACGATCACCCGGCCGAGTCTCCTCCGTCGTCTCCCGCACGGCACCAGCTTTTCCGGGTGCCCGGCGGGCCGCCCTGTTTCACGGACCACCGCCCCGACCGCACGGGGCGTTGTCAGTGCCGCCCCCTAGGCTCCCCACCATGGCGACGCTCCCGAACCCTCTGCCCGACCTGACCTCCTCCGGTCTGGAACTCCCGCCCGGCTCCCTGGTGGATGCCACGCTGGACGGCCCCTGGCCCGAGCCGCTGCTCTGGTACGCGGACGGTCCGGCGGCCCCGCCCGACTGGCCGCGGCTGAGGGCGGCCGGGCGGCGGGTGGGGCTGCTGCCGGTGCTGGTCACGGGCGGCCACCGGGCCCAGTGGCCCGAGGACTGGGACCTGTGCCCGGACAGCACGTCGTATCCCGGCGACCACGACGCGGACGAGGTCCTCGCGGGCTACTGGACGGAGTACGCGGAAGACGAGCCGGGCGACGACGCGGCGGCTAAGGGCCCCGGCGAGGGGGCGGGGAGCGGACCGGCGGCCCCGGGCCCTGGCCCGGTCTCGCCCCGGCCCCGGCGGAGGAGTCCGGCGAGGACCCGGACGAGGCGGCCGCGGGCCTGGCGGGCGTGATCACGGCCGACCCGGACAGCTGGCTCGGCGGGGCCCGGATGGCCCTCGTCCCGGCCCGCCGCAGCGCGGACATACCGGCGGCCATCGGCTGGTCCGGCCCGATGAACCACGAGAACGACGTGGCCCGGCTCTCCGCGGTGCTCCGCTCCTGGGAGGACCGCTACGACGCCCGGGTCGTGGCGCTCGGCTTCGACACCATGATCGTCTCCGTGGGGCGCCCGCCGACCACCCCGGAGGAGGCCCGCGCGCTCGCCGCCGAGCACTACGCCTTCTGCCCGGACAACGTCGACCAGTCCCCGCCGTACGACCTGGAGGTCTACGCGCGGAAGCGGCTTCTCGACCAGGAAGTGTGGTCGTTCTGGTGGGACTGACCTCGGACCGTGGGGCCGGAGCGCGTTCGGACCTCACCCGGATCAAGGAGTGGTGGCGCGGGCTCGGCGGCGCGGACTTCGTCGCCCTGCCCCCGCCCACCCGGAGCCGCTACACCCAGTCCGACGGCCACGAGGACGCCGCCGAGCTGTTCGCGGCCCGGGGGATCACCGGACGCGCCTCCTTCGCGTACTGGCACTGGCAGTCCCACTCCGCCTTCGACCGCACCGGCGCGCTGCGGGGCCGGCTGTATCTGCACTGGGGCGGCGACCACGCCACGGTCGCCGCAGGTCTCGGGGCGGGCCCGGACGGCTACCGGCTCGTGGACAACGGGCCGCAGGCCGCGTTCGAGCTGGACCGGGTCACCGCTGCGGACGCCGACGGGCTGCCCGACCCCCAGGACGAGGCAGGCGTACGCCAGTTCCTCGACCGGATCGGCGCCGACCGCCACGACGGCGCCTCCCCGCTGACCGGACCCGAGGAGCGCTGGCTCCACGACCGGCTGGCCGGGCCGGTCGGGACGGCCACCGCCGACCGCTTCGCCACCGCCCTGGAGCTGCGGCAGGCGCTGACACCCGAGGAGGCGTCACGGCTGCTGGCCGCCGGGCAGGCGGAGCACACCGGGCGGCCCGCCGCCCGGAGCGGCTGGTGGCCCGTGCTGAACGCGCTGCTGCGTCAGGGGCGCGCGGAGGCCTGGGAGCTGGCCGCCGCCCTCGGCCCGGCCGCGGCCGGCACCCTGGCCGACCACCCCTCCCCGCAGGCCCTCGCCGCCCTGCGCGCGACGGCGCTCGCCGGTCACGACGAGGCCGTCCCCGCCTGGTTCCGTACGTACCGCACGCTCCACGGCCCCGACCCGTACGCCGCCGCACAGGCGCTCTGGGCGGAGCTGCCCGGCCGGGAGACCGCCCGGGCCGCGCTGCTGGGCGCGGTGCGCACCGCCGTCACCGAGGAGTGGCGCGCCACCCACCCGGACGCCGACCACGAAACCGCCCGGTCCGCCGCCGCCCTCACCGCCGTCCGGCTCACCACGGACGACCGGCTCCCCCGCCCCCTGCGCGTGGTGGCGGCACGGGCGGCGTACGACCAGGTCGCCCATGTCCGGGAGCGCGCGGCCCGCGCCACCGGCCCCGAAGCGGCCGAGGCACTCGCCGCCGCCGACCGGTACGAGGCCGCCCGCGACGAGCTGCTGGCGGGCACCGGCCCGGACCTGACCGTCTACGAAGGGGCGCTCGGCGACCTCTGGCACCGCTACCGCGCCCCCTCCCCCGCCGACTTCCGGTGGCTGAAGGAGCAGGTGGCCGACCCCGCCACCGGCGTCCAGGGCATCGCGTTCTGCCTGGAGCTGCTGTACGCCCACGGCGCGGCCGGGGCGGCGGAGGTCGACGCCCTTCTCCCGCGCCGGCAGAAGGAGCTGGCCAAGCAGTACCGCACCACCTACACCGAGTGGCGCCACCCCCTCGTCACCCTCACCTGCCTCGCCCAGGACCTGGGCCACCCGGCCGCCGCCGGGCTGCTGGCCTGGTGGGCGCGGCCCAAGCCGCTCTGGAAGGCCCCCCTCCGCTTGCTCACCCACCTCGGCGCCCCCGACGAGGCCAAGGCCGCCGAGCTGTGGGAGTTCGTGGTCTCCGGCGGGCACGACACCGGTCACCTGATGACCTGGGTGCTGCTCCGCGCCCGCCTCGACGGCACCCACCCCCTGCACGTGGCCGAGCGGCTGATCGGGCGGCCCGGTGTCCGGGAGTACGTCCTGCACCGGGTCCTGATCGGCGTGGCCGACCCGGACCAGCCCCTCTGGCACTACGCCGTCGACCCGCGCAGCCACAGCTGGTGGCGGCGCGCCCAGGAGGTGGCGGACGACCCCCGGCTCTCCCCGGCGGCCCGCGCGATCGGGCTGCGCACGGCCCGCGACCACCACGTCCTGCGCCACCCCGACCAGGTCCGCCCACCCCTCACGGACCGCGAGCTGGCCGAGGCCCGCGCCTGGCTCAGGGCGAGGACGGACCCACCGGAGGACCCCACGGCACCGACACGAACCCCAGTGGCCGGCTGAGTCCCCGTACTCATGCGGGCCCCCGCCCCGCACGGTTCACTCGTACGCATGCCCGACACCACCCGTGACCCCCGCGCCTGGATCGCCCCGCTCGTCTGCACGCTCGTCACGCTGCCGATGGGGCTCGTAGCCCTCTTCATCGGCGGTCTCACCCCGATGGCGTGCGATCCCTGCGACGGGGCGGAGGCGGCCCGCTTCGACGCGAGTTTCGCCCCGGCGTGGACCGTGCTCTGCGTGGGCCTGCTGCTGACCGCGATGGTGCTGGTCGCGAGCTGGTCCATGCCCTGGCAGATGCGGAACACGGCCCGGCGCGTGGTTCTGTCCCTGGCCGCACCCGCCACCACGATGGTCACTTTCGTAGCATTCATGGCACTGGTCGACTGGCCCTGACAGAAAGTGTCCACCCCCATGAACGACACGAACCCTCCGACCACGGCAGCCGCGGCAGCGGCCGAGGCCGCCGAACGCCTGATAGCCGAGTACCGCGCACTGCCCCCGGGCAGTGACCGCAAGCGCGAGATCATCACCGAGCTGGACGCCAACGCGCAGGCGCTGCCGTTTCTCGTCTCGGTGGTCGCCGACGCCGAGGAGTACGGCCTCGCCCGCGTGGAGAGCGCCACCGTCCTGCGGGTCTGGCCCCCGGACGACCCCGACCTCCGCCGCCGCGCGGGCCGCGCCCTGCTCACCGCCCTGCGGGAGCCGGAGGAGGACCTGGTCCGCCAGTACGCGGCGATGTCCCTGGCGCCCTACACTTCGGACCCGCTGGTCGCGATGGCCCTGGACTCCACCGCCCGCGCGGACCAGGACCCGCTCGTACGGGACAGCGCCCGGTTCTCCATCAAGGAGGCCCACCGGCTCCAGGAGACCGGAGCCGCTGGACCCTGAGGGCTCTCAGCTCCTGCCGGGTCCTTTGAGCCACTGGGCGGCCTCGGTCGCCCAGTAGGTGAGGATCATCTGCGCCCCGGCCCGCCGGATGCCGGTCAGGCTCTCCAGGATCGCCTTGTCCCGGTCGATCCAGCCCCTCTCGGCGGCGGCCTCGATCATCGCGTACTCGCCACTGATCTGGTACGCCGCCACCGGCACGTCCACGGACTCCGCGACCTTGGCGAGGATGTCCAGACACGGTCCGGCAGGCTTCACCATGACCATGTCGGCGCCCTCCTCCAGGTCCAGCGCCAGCTCCCGCAGCGACTCCCGGGCGTTGGCCGGGTCCTGCTGGTAGGTCTTGCGGTCACCGGTCAGCGAGGAGCCGACGGCCTCGCGGAAGGGGCCGTAGAAGGCGGAGCTGTACTTCGCGGTGTAGGCGAGGATCGACACGTCCTCGTACCCGGTCTGGTCCAGCGCGTCCCGGATGACACCGACCTGGCCGTCCATCATGCCGCTGGGCCCCACCACATGGGCACCGGCGTCCGCCTGGACCTGGGCCATCTCCGCGTACCGCTCCAGGGTCGCGTCGTTGTCCACCCGGCCGTCGTCGGTCAGGACCCCGCAGTGGCCGTGGTCGGTGTACTCGTCCAGGCACAGGTCCGACATCACGACCAGGTCGTCCCCGACCTCCTCGCGCACCGCCCGCAGCCCCAGCTGGAGGATGCCGTCGGGGTCGGTGCCCGCCGTGCCCCGGGCGTCCTTCTTCGCGTCCTCCGGCACCCCGAAGAGCATGATCCCCGAGACCCCCGCCGTCACCGCCTCGACGGCCGCCTTCCGCAGGGTGTCCAGGGTGTGCTGGTGCACGCCGGGCATGGCCGAGATGGCGACCGGGGCGTCGATGCCCTCCCGTACGAACGCGGGCAGGATCAGGTTCGCCGGGTCGAGACGGGTCTCGGCGACCATCCGCCGCATCGCCGGGGTCGTCCGCAGCCGCCGGGGGCGGGAGCCGGGGAAGTTTCCGTACGCAGTCATCCTTCGACGATAGACCCGTACGCACCACGGTCTTACCGACACCGTCACCGGCAAAGACACCACCGGCACCCCGGTGACGGCAGTGGGCCCGGCCGCCGAAGCGACCGGGCCCACGGTCCGGGCAACGCCTACGTCGTCGTCCGGCGCCGACGCGCGCCCGGGCGCCGCTCGCTCGGCCGCGTCACCGGGTCGCCAGCCTCCTTCGCCGCGTCCCGCCGCTGCGCGCCGAAGGCGGAGAGCGCCTCGGCGAGCTTGTGCACGGACGGCTCCGGGGACAGGACGTCCACGCGCAGGCCGTGCTCCTCGGCGGTCTTCGCGGTGGCCGGGCCGATACAGGCGATGACCGTCACGTTGTGCGGCTTGCCCGCGATGCCGACCAGGTTGCGGACCGTCGAGGACGAGGTGAACAGGACCGCGTCGAAGCCGCCGCCCTTGATCGCCTCACGGGTGTCGGCCGGCGGCGGCGAGGCGCGGACCGTGCGGTACGCGGTGACGTCGTCGACCTCCCAGCCCAACTCGATCAGCCCGGCCACCAGGGTCTCGGTGGCGATGTCGGCGCGCGGCAGGAACACCCGGTCGATCGGGTCGAAGACCGGGTCGTAGGGCGGCCAGTCCTCCAGCAGCCCGGCGGCGGACTGCTCACCGGAGGGCACCAGGTCCGGCTTCACACCGAAGTCGACCAGGGCGGCGGCGGTCTGCTCGCCGACCGCCGCGACCTTGATCCCGGCGAAGGCGCGGGCGTCGAGACCGTACTCCTCGAACTTCTCCCGGACCGCCTTGACCGCGTTGACGCTGGTGAAGGCGATCCACTCGTAGCGCCCGGTGACCAGGCCCTTGACCGCACGCTCCATCTGCTGGGGCGTACGCGGCGGTTCGACGGCGATCGTCGGGACCTCGTGCGGCACCGCGCCGTAGGAGCGCAGCTGGTCGGAGAGCGACGCGGCCTGCTCCTTCGTACGCGGCACGAGCACCTTCCAGCCGAACAGCGGCTTGGACTCGAACCACGCGAGCTGGTCGCGCTGGGCGGCGGAGCTGCGCTCACCGACCACGGCTATGACCGGCCGGTGCCCCTCCGGGGACGGCAGCACCTTGGCCTGCTTGAGGGTCTGGGCGATCGTCCCGAGGGTCGCCGTCCAGGTGCGCTGGCGGGTGGTGGTGCCCGCGATCGTCACGGTGAGCGGGGTGTCGGGCTTGCGGCCTGCCGAGACCAGCTCACCGGCGGCGGCCGCGACCGAGTCCAGCGTGGTGGAGACGACGGCGGTCGCGTCGCTCGCGCCGACCTCGCTCCAGCACCGGTCCGAGGCGGTACGGGCGTCGACGAAGCGCACGTCCGCGCCCTGTGCGTCACGCAGCGGCACCCCGGCGTACGCGGGCACGCCGACGGCGTTCGCGACCCCGGGGACGACCTCGAAGGGCACCCCGGCGGCGGCGCAGGCGAGCATCTCCGCACCCGCGTCGCCGTCCAGGCCCGGGTCGCCCGCGACAGCACGGACCACCCGCCTGCCGCCCTTCGCAGCCTCCATGACAAGATTGGCCGCATCCCTGAGAACGGGTACTCCGGCGGCTGTTGACGCCACGTCAACAACCGTCAGCTCAGGCGTGCTTACGCCTGCCCGCGCATGGCCGCGAACGACGTCGAGAACGTCCGGTTCGGCGACAAGGACGTCCGCGCTCGCAAGCGCCTCGACGGCGCGCAGCGTCAGCAGTCCCGGGTCGCCGGGACCGGCGCCGAGGAAGGTGACCTGCCCTTGTGGGGACAGGGCAGGAAAGTCGGATACGGCGGGGCCGGTGGGGCTCAAAGTGCTCGCTCCCCCATAAGACCGGCCGCACCCTTGGCGAGCATCTCGGCCGCGAGTTCGCGACCGAGGGCCGCCGCGTCGTCGTGCGACGTGGGGACGGGACCGGTGGTGGACAGCTGCACCAGCGAGGAACCGTCGGTGGAACCGACGACTCCGCGCAGGCGCAGTTCGTTGACAACCTGTCCGTCGACCAGGAGGTCGGCCAGCGCACCCACAGGTGCGGAGCAGCCGGCCTCCAGGGCGGCGAGCAGGGCACGTTCGGCGGTCACGGCGGCCCGGGTGTACGGGTCGTCGAGCTCGGCGAGCGCGGCGGCGAGGTCGGCGCTGGACGCAGCGCACTCGATCGCCAGTGCTCCCTGGCCGGGAGCGGGCAGAACGGTGTCGACCGGCAGGAAGTCGGTCACCTCACCGGTACGGCCCAGACGGCTGAGCCCGGCCGCGGCGAGAACCACCGCGTCCAGCTCCCCGTCGCGCACGAACCCGATGCGCGTGTCGACGTTGCCCCGGATGGGGACGGTCTCGATCCGCAGGCCGTGGGAGCGGGCGTACGCGTTGAGCTGCGCCATACGGCGCGGCGAACCGGTGCCGATGCGGGCGCCGTCGGGCAGCTGCTCGAAGGTCAGCCCGTCGCGGGCCACCAGGGCGTCGCGCGGGTCCTCGCGCTGCGGCACCGCGGCCAGCACCAGCTCGTCCGGCTGGGAGGTCGGGAGGTCCTTGAGCGAGTGGACGGCGAAGTCCACCTCGCCC
This DNA window, taken from Streptomyces griseus subsp. griseus, encodes the following:
- a CDS encoding helix-turn-helix domain-containing protein, which translates into the protein MATPEAEHFAALLKELKDRSGRSYGVLAGRLHVSTSTLHRYCNGDAVPNEYAPVERFARLCGAAGDELVEVHRRWIVADAARRRPAVAGAEAVGPVPSASVPAPVSAPVPEPVPAPVPPVVTVEPSADGAGGRSPWARLSRRTRVLIAAAGVAALLVPTGVVAADLVGSRAEGGAAAERRGVRADDDTSVPPTATDPRPSGFPSVSASPSASSGTPSAAPPAEPGTPGGSGTKRSRGGAGTGLGAPPAVTISSYNWEEPCGQFYLLNRGPEGIDPPPPPQDRRGWARKYGGVEGGNTLLQLTVQGTAREAVVLKGLFVRVVSRETPLPWPAYLMGNGCGSGISPQTFASDLDAGHPVVTPVPGTQGDRTLPARPFPFKVTSEDVEVFDLDMKTTGYDVTWYLELKWSSGGREGTLRIDDQGKPFRTSGMRGRPMYTYGNDEVKWEPYRAG
- a CDS encoding DUF4232 domain-containing protein, whose translation is MRTNRIRTTALAATALVATLSLTACGGEDRAMGTRSAGSAGTAAPAATSTDDQARMDAPEAGAPETQTVPAEGKRVGGDGRPRSGKPGAAAPIPACTPKNATVKVSKVSRPINHLLLTVTNTGSKDCAAYHAPYLRFDDAQAVYPILDDSKPQAVVLLSPGEKAYAGIALLGEPGEDKPVRSDNLGVIMVDRNSEPKGEATLKLPAKTYTDSRGFVTHWQSDIETALMF
- a CDS encoding dihydrofolate reductase family protein, with product MNRIITSISLSLDGFFEGPDHDIDWHTVDEELHQHFNDYFRTMGGFVEGRVTYELMEEFWPTADQDPANEGPMAEFAGIWRDTPKFVFSRTLERVGPNATLLHEVDPEQVRGLRDAASGDLAVGGAELLESFRQADLIDEYRVYVHPVVLGRGRRFFRDTEERQMLRLLEARTFGNGVAMLRYETVRA
- the hemB gene encoding porphobilinogen synthase, which translates into the protein MTAYGNFPGSRPRRLRTTPAMRRMVAETRLDPANLILPAFVREGIDAPVAISAMPGVHQHTLDTLRKAAVEAVTAGVSGIMLFGVPEDAKKDARGTAGTDPDGILQLGLRAVREEVGDDLVVMSDLCLDEYTDHGHCGVLTDDGRVDNDATLERYAEMAQVQADAGAHVVGPSGMMDGQVGVIRDALDQTGYEDVSILAYTAKYSSAFYGPFREAVGSSLTGDRKTYQQDPANARESLRELALDLEEGADMVMVKPAGPCLDILAKVAESVDVPVAAYQISGEYAMIEAAAERGWIDRDKAILESLTGIRRAGAQMILTYWATEAAQWLKGPGRS
- a CDS encoding uroporphyrinogen-III synthase → MSPTGPAVSDFPALSPQGQVTFLGAGPGDPGLLTLRAVEALASADVLVAEPDVLDVVRGHARAGVSTPELTVVDVASTAAGVPVLRDAANLVMEAAKGGRRVVRAVAGDPGLDGDAGAEMLACAAAGVPFEVVPGVANAVGVPAYAGVPLRDAQGADVRFVDARTASDRCWSEVGASDATAVVSTTLDSVAAAAGELVSAGRKPDTPLTVTIAGTTTRQRTWTATLGTIAQTLKQAKVLPSPEGHRPVIAVVGERSSAAQRDQLAWFESKPLFGWKVLVPRTKEQAASLSDQLRSYGAVPHEVPTIAVEPPRTPQQMERAVKGLVTGRYEWIAFTSVNAVKAVREKFEEYGLDARAFAGIKVAAVGEQTAAALVDFGVKPDLVPSGEQSAAGLLEDWPPYDPVFDPIDRVFLPRADIATETLVAGLIELGWEVDDVTAYRTVRASPPPADTREAIKGGGFDAVLFTSSSTVRNLVGIAGKPHNVTVIACIGPATAKTAEEHGLRVDVLSPEPSVHKLAEALSAFGAQRRDAAKEAGDPVTRPSERRPGARRRRTTT
- the hemC gene encoding hydroxymethylbilane synthase, which produces MTDNSSPGAGTPAPLRLGTRRSKLAMAQSGLVAEAVREVTGRAVELVEITTYGDVSREHLAQIGGTGVFVAALREALLRGEVDFAVHSLKDLPTSQPDELVLAAVPQREDPRDALVARDGLTFEQLPDGARIGTGSPRRMAQLNAYARSHGLRIETVPIRGNVDTRIGFVRDGELDAVVLAAAGLSRLGRTGEVTDFLPVDTVLPAPGQGALAIECAASSADLAAALAELDDPYTRAAVTAERALLAALEAGCSAPVGALADLLVDGQVVNELRLRGVVGSTDGSSLVQLSTTGPVPTSHDDAAALGRELAAEMLAKGAAGLMGERAL